The Electrophorus electricus isolate fEleEle1 chromosome 4, fEleEle1.pri, whole genome shotgun sequence region GTGAGTGAAAGACTCAGAGTCAGGGACACGCGCTGGTGAGTGAAGGACTCAGAGACAGACGCACGGACATGCACTGGTGAGGAGAGAGATAGGATGAGGAGTGGGGTGGTTTAATCAGACAGTGAGCTCTATGTCCCTGGAGGAGAAAGCTGCTTTACCGGCCTGGGGACAGAAAAGGCCGCGCTGTCTCAACGTCACGCAGAAGCACAGAGTCGCTCTGGATCAAAGTGTCAGAAGACAAATTCGGTTCAATTCAAACACAGCATATGGTTATCAAGGACACTTTGGCTCATCCTGTAACTGAACTTCGGTCGACAGTGTCAAACTAACACCACCAGCACATAAAGTCTTGCTGTAATGTTCCACACTGGTGTCAGGTCAGCCCCTCAGCAGGTATGTTTGCTGCATTATGAGACACTGCAGGGTTATGCCAGATGTTTTACGGTTAAGCGTTATGCAGCCATCTGACAACACTGATCAAAAAGATCACTTCTTTCACTACAGATAACGACTTTTTCCCTCCTTGGGAATTTGGAAACGAGTATTAGTATAGTACAGAAATGTCTACAAAAGTTTTGTTGCTGCTTGACAAATCGACCCAGATATCAGAATGACAATTTACATTGCACCGGTGTCTGGATGCTGGTAAGGACTGAACATAACATATGACAGGTATTTCTTTGGTAAAGGTGAAAGAATCTTCATGAGTGAATAAGCTCAACCTAGTAAAGAGGCCTGAAAATGATCTTATGTGTCCAGTTGACGAGCGCTCCAGAGGGATGTGGACAGGACAGTATTCCTGCAATTGCTAATCAGTTACACAGGGTAGAGAGAGTGTTAAGGAGGAGGACAAATCTAGTAGAACAGAGGAGAGTGTCTCCCAAAGGCATGCCAAAGGTAACGAACGCAAACACGGCTCGAGTCAAACACGTGTGACGTACCAGACCCAAGAGATCCCTCCACTGcacatggagaaagaaagaaagaaagaaagaatatatgGTGAGATATGGTGATTAAGATTCAGCATagtgagggggaaaaacacCCCTTTCTGAGTAGAATGCTGTCTGCCATGTCAACAGGATCTCACTATTGCATATTCATTGGAAGGCGAATTCCAAGCACCCTCAGGTGTTCTTTTTATGAAAGTTGATGGGTGAGCCGTGAAGATGTGGGCTTTTACATGATAACGGAGATGAAAACTCTCCTTAGGCACTTTTAACTGTCCTACATGGCCAATACACATAAAGGCTGACTGGGTATTGAAAAAAGATACTGCAGAGGCAAAAATGAATCTCAGACTGCAAAAAGaactgaataatatgaataagcacctttacatatttaatatattctTATATCACTGGCATTTAGTTTACGCAATACACAATTTAGTTTACACCATAATTTACTGCAATTCTGGTCAGAAATAGCCTCTCTTTTCAAGATCGCAGTAATATAGAATTCCGGGTCAAAAACTGGGTtcaaacataaaatatgcagTTTAGTAGTTTAGTAATATGTAGACTAGTAAAACATGTTGACTGTTACTGTCTGTGCCTTAGGCAtaacgtacgtgtgtgtgtgtgtgtgcgcgcgcgcgcgcgcgtgtgtgtgtgtgtgtgtgtgtgtgtgtgtttgtgtgtgtgtgtgtgtgtgtgtgtgtttagaatgaTTCATTCTAAAGCAGGGGTTCTAAGTCTTCACACCATGTGAGACCTGGGTTAGTGCGTCAGTGTAGATGAAATTGTGTACAATAAATATTAGTGGTAAATTGAGATTTATATTTCTAACTTGTGGtctttgtttataaatgttgtaTGTAAGTACTGAGGAACATTTTCAAGCATGTggcatatacaaacatataaacatatttccAACATAACAAAACAATGGTGACTGAAATAGAGACTCACCCTTGACTTGGGACGAGGAGGGGACACCTGTGGGTGGTAAAGACAAATCTGTAAAATCTTACGTTTAATCACTGGTCATAAAACAGGTTGTTTATCCAGACATGTAACACGCTTTCAGTAGTGAATGCAATCCAGGCGAGCCACACTGGAGAAGAGCTTGACcccatttatttgaaaatggcGGGAGAATACTGGCTGCTGCCTTCTCTTTTTTCATTCCTGCGGAATATGTAAATTTAGCTGCTCATGTATCTTTCTAACGAGCAATTCATCGAAGTTAAAACGCCGGCTGCAATTACGGTTTCCGGGCAAGCCTTGTCTCAAGCCATACAGAAGTAATGAGGGGAAACAGTTCTAGGTTTCTAACTCCAGGTCTTCTCCAATCATTTGTTTCTGCAGAACTAATATTTGATTCGTAGTTCAATTATTTAAACGCAGAACGTGCCTTGTTTTTATACAATCCATTATACCCTGACTGAACTGTCTACAAAACGTGCAAGAAGTTTTAAATAGCGATGCCCTGTCACTGGCTATTCCACTGCAGTGCCAGTTTAATAAACTCCATTTTATATCCAAAGTTACAAGGGTGATTTATCAAGGTGCAAACACTCAgatccccaccacaccccctaAAATCCATTATGTAAAGCATTTGCATAGCGAAGAGGAAAGCTCATAAGTAGTCTGTGTAGCCCTTTATATTGCCTGATGGACGAACAAGCTGGGCTTGTTGTGCACATATAAACGTGGACTGACTGTCTAACATGACAGCAGCTTTGAACTGCGAGGCTGCATGGCTGACACGCTCAGTCATGCAGGATTTCTCTTAGCAGCAGTGGGAGTTTCTGGATGTTGTTTGTCACAATTGCAGGATATCAGGTCTGGCGGCTGCTGCGTCTCCATGGAAGTACTAAAAATCTAAAGTTAATCAAATCGAATCAAAAGCACGGCAACTTCATCTTAACATCTAAATGAACAACCCTCAGGAAGAAGCGGCCTCAGTGTGTCCCGGTGTCATTTAGCGAAGGCTGCTCAGGTGTTCCTCGTTTTGCACCTGATACCTACCTGCAACATGCCTAATTAATGAGTCTGTGACATTTAACACATGGTGCAgttcttcatttatttcaattttcaTTTAACATACAGGTTAGTATAGTAtctatatataacatataaaaggatatataaaatatagaattTTTCATTACCTGTTAATTAAGTGGTTCACTAACTAATTAACTGGTGTGGTCAGTTcagtcctgcagtgtgtgtgtgtgtgtgtgtgtgtgtgtgtgtgtactcacaaaGCTCCTGAAAAAGTGCAGCACAGGGTTCACATCACCACGGCGTCGGGTAGAGGAGTGCAGAGGTCTCTGGGGTGAAGAGGAGAGGTGACCTCTCAACGAACcctaaaaacaaccaaacatttttcacaagaGCCAGGAAACTGAACATCTGAGCAATGATCTgtatgctgctgtttttgtttttgtttttgctgaaaCTGGGGGCTTATTATCAAATTAGTGTATTTTCATTagataaaagaataaaagaacacaGAATAACATggtgtaaaaataaagaaaaaagacaaacaaaaagcactGACCCAAACGGAATATTGCCATAGCTACCAAAGATGCAGCTCCGATATTGTTTCCACAGCAACCTAAgcttttcaaaatatatttttacaattgCAAATTACAATATGTAATACGTGATCTAAAAATCACGTGGAGCCAGTGACAGgatttaagaataaataacaaagCCTGTGCAATCCTAATTTGAACAGAACCATCCCTTCCACAGCACATCAGAAAGGAATTGCACAGTGTAATATGAAAaatgagacccccccccccccccccccccaaaaaaaaagcatacttCTGTCACTTTGAACCTGCATGGACATGTTAAATATTTTGGACATGTTAAATCTACATTGTCAAATGTTGGgatattaatgcatatttactACAACATGGTTATTGCAAGAGGCGTTTTCAGTATTCCCACTGATACCAGCAAAGACTACATGCATTTACCTCAGCATCAGCCATTCTTATTAACAGTTAATTAAATGCAAAGGCTGTCATTGCTGTGCTTTATACAACACTGGAAATGACCCAAAGTCTCCTCTGCCTTCATTCTTGAAAATGATTGGACCTCAGGCTTTGGCTTCTGCAGCTCCACCAGGTGAGCAGGAGCAGTACTTGGAACTATGCACAGTCTCTTTACCAGAAGCAGAAAACCAGCCAAAAACTGTCCCACTCTTATGTAACCTTCCGCTGCTGGACGTTTTATAAAGAAAAGCAACTGACAAGCACATATTTAGTCATGGTCCGTAACATCCAGTCAAACTCATGCAGTCACGCAACCATCATTCCTTACCTTGCCCCTTTTCTTCTTATCCCCTCCGAAGAACTTGCTGATCTGATCCAGGAGCCCTGGGGACCTCTTCCTGCGTCCCAGCCCAAAGGGGCTCTGTCCAGAGGTGCTCGCGGTGGCCATTCTCGGTGTCAGTCTTCTGAGCCCGGGTCAATGGTATGGATGGCACGCCGGTGTCCTTCTCAACAAGATCTGATCTCTGCTCTGAGGGCACCCTTGCCTAGCTCGTGGATGGTCTTCTGCACCTCGGGGGAAGATGGGCTGGCCTTTGGAAGGTGTGGTCCCCTCAACGCCATCCCGAGAGATGAGGTGGGTCCGTAATAGCGTCAGTAGGCCTGGGCCAGTGCCAGGCATTCTTTGGGGCCCCGTGTACCCTTGGAGTCAGTCACTGCCCTGCTCGCTGATGAAGGGCATGCTATTGTTCTTGTCCACATCTGCCTCACTATGGCCTGGGCACAACAAGGCCTGCCTATGAGAGGGCCGCAGCCCAATGCAAAACAGCTCTCAGCACAGTCAAACTATTGTCCCAGTGATTCGCATCCTTTAGATAAATAGTTTATGTTGAAATATGACGCGTATGGGCCCTATGTGATTTTTGACGTGGAGTCGTTTGATGTGGAGACAGATTTCAAAGGTGAAAAGAGCAATCGTTTGGCAACTAAGGTGATCATCTTCCACCCTGACTGATTTggtcttaaaatgtaaaactatatTAAGGAAGTAATTAAGCACTGCACTGGATTTTTTTGCAGGTTTCTGATTATGAGTTTCATCAAGATGTTACATTAGCATGTTGTTAAGACATTTACTAAAAGTTGTGCTACTAAGGCACACTggcatattaatatttttaaacaattagcCATTTGTTTGTTGGGACTTTTGCTATCTAACAAAGGCCACTATAGTTCAAACACTGCAGccagacaaaaagaaatatctTATATGCCAAGGATTCCATTTCTCATCCCTACTAATTCCGaattttactttgatttttaaGTATAACAATGTCTGCCAACCTCGTTCCTCTTTTCAAGCTACCAAGAAGAAAAGGTCTGTTTAAAtaagtgtgttttaatgtgtatgtaaatgGGTTATTAGGTATGAGATTTAAAAGGAGATTTTGagcatttcaaacacaaaaaaaggtttgagCCAAGCAAAGGTGAATATTTAAGTAGTGCTTCCACAGAATCAGAAACACCAATGGCAGTAGGCAGTCATGTTGGTCGCAGACTGTTAAACTGAAGTGATGCATTTGTACATGGTTGAACTAAGGTGATATAGCTGTACGTGGAAGTAGGTATCATTCGCTTTAATGACTGTTTTGCTGTAAACGCAGTGGATCGAGTGATGGCGCAAGCAGATGTATACGATCCGGGTCGTTGCAGCGAGGCTGAACCAAGCTCTCATTTACACAGATACCTGCCATGCACGCGACGGATACATCGCTCTTCCATTATTCAAAACCATGCGGCCAAACCTTCCTCGCGCTCATTTTATAGTCCTCTCCACGGCTCTATAAATGGACCACGACGTGCTGTTTGCCCCGTCCTGTCATGCCTACAGAAGCTCATCTGTTGACCAAATAGCTCACTATCTCGAAACCTCCCACGGAGCCGTGAGAGATAAGGAGCGGGAATGCCTGGAGTAGGCGGCCTGCAGCGCGAGTGCGCGAGTGCGCGAGTGCGGCGAAGGCGGCGGCCTTTGTCACCCGCCGAGGGGTGAAAGGGACGGGAGAGGAAACAATACAGGCCATGGAGCTGTGGGACACAAGCATGGCAAACACGGCGAGTTGGCCCGAAACCACGAGAAGCATGTGGACCGAGACCGTGCCGCCTACGGGAGCAGCTGAAAATGCTCGCACAAGGCAGCGCTGGAGAAACGTCTCCTCATTAGAAGACTGCGGCGGAGTGTAGAATGCGGTAAGGATAACATGAAGCGCTTCTGTACTTGTGtcccctgtgctctgtgtttctgaGGAGGTGGTTCACTCGAACGCCAAACTTTGCTGCCAACCATATAAGTACCGAACTATTGGTGTCATTTAATGCACGGTTTAATCATTGTGGGAGGGAGCCTTTACTATAACATACCACTTTGCAACAAACCACCCACTTCTGGTATGTTGGTtcaaaaaaaggacaaaaggtACAGGTCATAGGTGTGAAAAAGATGTCGAATGAAAGGACTCCTGCAATTGCATATCACTGCGTGAACATTCCTCTGAAATCACAATGCAGATCTCCAAGGCTAAACAAGACGCAACGATAGTGTTGCCACATAAAACAAATAGTGGCATTATACTTATGTCCAGCACAGAAAGTGGCTGCCAAGTGTTGATGGCATCACTGGCAGGCTCTCACAGGGGAATTAGCATCGCCTTGTTTACCAGCCCACACGAACAACAGGGTCAGGTCTCTTGCACACTGAGATCAGACACCACGACAGCAGAGAGGACTCACAGACACCCGGACTTGCTCGACTTACTGCATGCTGTTATTGATTGTCGCTTGACATCAGAAGCTGCTGTTTTTCAGAAACTGAGAAGGGTGTATGTGCTTACTGAATGGAAATGTTGAAAACCTGTGATGCCTTTGTCCAAACCCATGATGACAACTCTCTGTCTTATGCAATTCAACCTTTCATTTTGTCTGTGCTAGTATATGCCTTATAGTACATCAGGACTTTTGTCCTAATCCTA contains the following coding sequences:
- the mbpa gene encoding myelin basic protein isoform X1, which gives rise to MATASTSGQSPFGLGRRKRSPGLLDQISKFFGGDKKKRGKGSLRGHLSSSPQRPLHSSTRRRGDVNPVLHFFRSFVSPPRPKSRWRDLLGLASSSPRGSESIRSPHRRRRDQNTLSRIFSLGESRSRSPPKRWSTIF
- the mbpa gene encoding myelin basic protein isoform X2 translates to MATASTSGQSPFGLGRRKRSPGLLDQISKFFGGDKKKRGKGSLRGHLSSSPQRPLHSSTRRRGDVNPVLHFFRSFVSPPRPKSRASSSPRGSESIRSPHRRRRDQNTLSRIFSLGESRSRSPPKRWSTIF